One genomic segment of Lytechinus pictus isolate F3 Inbred chromosome 18, Lp3.0, whole genome shotgun sequence includes these proteins:
- the LOC135157528 gene encoding uncharacterized protein LOC135157528 codes for MIKLPPLKNNRSPSSIRVTSKPPLPLSRSSSLSEDMSPCNISTPKVPSQPPPPPSSSAGAASSSSSSSPPASSSSSLQPPSPHPPSSSSVLLASLVSPPPPSSSSSSSSSPPIPTLSIPSSLLSSSTSPLSPLPPPSLPPSLPPSPSSLSSHFTPSPSNYPVGHINSESFPIDADQSLKSPSPSSTIPPSVHEPSSSSCLSQHPSSEHDRTHPAKYISSISIPPRHSEAAPSSSSSLSLPNPLPETDPYTSCILSTPMSIPVSLIKNMPSQSSLNKSLNDSSLSSSSTSSSSQPSQPHLSGVHDIQQCPQSCPQTIPVLGNGNTHKSGPLPSSSTVEGVPLPDPFPSPSTFHQPQVESSSNPTSLSSTPSPWTPSPSTTSPVSPSTSSYLISSSPLSPSSSLSMSMASPLMSSPPLPNSSSSSLVLSPPPSSLSTLSSSTPPSPSSPPLSPAFFLPSSPTSSSLTPSSFLSSSSSSSSSSSSLTLLSPTSSLSSLMWGPGESKDEECMKEDPFASRDGKVFTSSYYVSPNKDASSGWRPIPFSSPPVPPPPGDVTDTEEVPKVPPKPKSVKTNIWLSANQPSQEQGNTISPFRGVYCRHGLLCDLNVKVFLHDLCRLIEMLTDQHEATELGKIYVTVIKALTSPFIHHLL; via the exons ATGATAAAGTTACCCCCACTGAAGAATAATAGATCTCCATCCTCAATTAGAGTAACTAGTAAGCCCCCTCTTCCATTGAGTAGATCCTCTTCACTTTCAGAGGATATGTCCCCATGTAATATTTCAACTCCCAAAGTgccatcacaaccaccaccaccaccgtcatcatcagcAGGAGCagcctcatcatcatcatcatcatcaccaccggcatcatcttcatcatcattacaaccTCCATCACCACACCCACCATCCTCTTCTTCAGTATTATTAGCATCATTGGTGTCACCTCcaccaccctcatcatcatcatcatcatcatcatcaccaccaataccaacattatcaataccatcatcattattgtcatcctCAACATCACCATTATcgccactaccaccaccatcactacctCCATCATTACCGCCATCACCTTCCTCATTATCATCTCATTTTACTCCAAGTCCGTCCAACTACCCTGTTGGTCATATCAATTCCGAATCTTTTCCAATTGATGCGGACCAGTCATTGAAATCCCCATCTCCATCTTCTACGATCCCACCATCTGTACATGAACCATCATCATCTAGTTGTTTATCTCAGCATCCTTCATCAGAACATGACAGAACCCATCCCGCCAAATATATCTCCTCCATTTCAATTCCTCCTCGACATTCCGAAGCAGCaccgtcatcttcatcatcgctTTCACTTCCAAATCCATTACCAGAAACAGATCCATATACATCCTGTATACTTTCAACCCCCATGTCCATTCCTGTCTcgttaataaaaaatatgcctTCCCAAAGTTCTTTGAACAAATCTCTGAATGATtcctctttatcatcatcatcaacatcatcctcaTCTCAGCCTTCACAACCCCATCTTTCTGGAGTTCATGATATTCAGCAATGTCCCCAGTCATGCCCCCAAACCATCCCAGTTCTAGGTAACGGTAATACTCATAAGTCAGGACCCTTACCGTCCTCAAGTACTGTAGAGGGTGTCCCATTGCCAGATCCTTTTCCGTCACCCTCAACCTTTCACCAACCCCAGGTAGAATCAAGTTCAAACCCAACATCCCTATCATCCACTCCATCACCTTGGACACCTTCACCCTCTACCACTTCTCCTGTATCACCTTCCACTTCATCTTATCTGATATCTTCCTCACCCCTTTCACCTTCCTCATCTTTATCAATGTCAATGGCATCACCATTAATGTCCTCTCCACCACTTccaaattcatcatcatcatcccttgtgctgtcaccaccaccatcttcgCTTTCCACTCTCTCCTCCTCCACCCCGCCCTCCCCATCATCACCGCCCCTCTCACCTgcctttttccttccttcctctccaACATCATCCTCCTTAACACCGTCATCCTTCCTGTCATCAtcgtcctcatcatcatcatcgtcgtcgtcctTGACCTTGCTATCGCCCACCTCCTCATTGTCATCCTTGATGTGGGGCCCAGGAGAGAGTAAAGATGAAGAATGCATGAAAGAAGATCCATTTGCCTCCAGAGATGGGAAGGTTTTTACCTCTTCCTACTACGTCT CTCCAAACAAAGACGCCTCATCAGGATGGCGCCCCATCCCCTTCTCTtctccccctgtcccccctccCCCAGGGGATGTAACTGACACAGAGGAGGTTCCTAAAGTTCCCCCTAAACCCAAGTCGGTCAAGACCAACATTTGGCTGTCAGCCAACCAGCCAAGTCAGGAGCAGGGTAATACCATTTCCCCATTTAGGGGTGTTTACTGTCGGCATGGACTCCTCTGTGATTTAAATGTGAAAGTATTTTTGCATGATCTTTGTCGTCTAATCGAGATGTTGACTGATCAGCATGAAGCAACGGAATTGGGAAAGATTTATGTTACTGTCATTAAAGCACTAACATCACCATTTATACATCATCTGCTTTAG